The Caminicella sporogenes DSM 14501 genomic interval ACTACCGCCGAAAGAATTACTTAAATTTTTAAGTAGTGCACATAGTATAGATATAAATATCAACTGTGCTAATAGTCTAGAATTTATTACTATTTCCTTAAAAAGTAATTTTATTATATTTTTTATTATTTCATTTAACTGATACCGAGTATTTCCTTTCAGCATTGAAATTATCATGGATTTAATATTTATGTTTGGAATTTTTATTTCTTCATTTTTACTCATATTTTCAATAAGTCCTTCTATCTCTGAAATATCAAGTGCCTTTATTTGTTCTAAAATTACTTTATCTGTTAAATTATTCAAATCAGCTTCACCTTCATAACAGTAAACTACTTTAAATTTCAAAACAAAAATTGCTAATATGAGTAAAATTAATATTGATTTTTTCATTTCTTCACTTCCTATAACATCAATTTTGTAATTAAATTAAAAACAGATAATAATATAGGCAGTGCTAAAACCATTATAATTATTTTGCCTCCTAACTCTACCTTAAAAGCAATAGCTTCTTCTCCTGAATCTCTGCAAATCTGTGCTCCAAATTCTGAAATATATGCTATTCCAATTATTTTGAAAATAGATTTGACGTATACTAAATCTATTTCAAGCTTATCAGTTAACTGATTTATTACTTCAAATACTGAAACCAATTTACCTGCAATCATTAAAAAAATCATCACTCCAGCAGCTATACTAATATGTACCCCATACTCAGGTTTATATTGTTTAACAATTATTGTTAAAATAGTTGCTATAATTCCAAGTCCAACTATCTTGAATATTTCCATATAATCACACCTTTTTAATAAATTTCAAACATAGTTTTAACTGTACTAAATAAATTGTTTATTATGTTAATAATCATAAAAAGTACTATTATCAAACCGGTAATTGTAGTCATCATAGCCATTTCTTCTCTTCCAGAATGTTTTAGTACCATATTTAGTACCGAAACTAATATACCTATTGCTGCTATTTTAAATATCATATTTATATCTAATGCCATTTTTATCCCCCCAAATTAAATTAATATCACTATTAACGCCAATCCCAATATAACTCCTAACTTACTATACATTTTTCCATTTTTATTTTGCTGATACATAGCCTTTTTTTTCTGTTCTTCCAATAAATCTCTAATAAAATTAAAATGTTTTTTCTGGACTTCTTTGCTTACAACCCCTAAATCTTTACCAAAATTTATTATTATTTCTATATCCTCTCTATTAAAATTCGTTTTACTTTTAAATTTCAACACACT includes:
- the spoIIIAD gene encoding stage III sporulation protein AD, which translates into the protein MEIFKIVGLGIIATILTIIVKQYKPEYGVHISIAAGVMIFLMIAGKLVSVFEVINQLTDKLEIDLVYVKSIFKIIGIAYISEFGAQICRDSGEEAIAFKVELGGKIIIMVLALPILLSVFNLITKLML
- the spoIIIAC gene encoding stage III sporulation protein AC → MALDINMIFKIAAIGILVSVLNMVLKHSGREEMAMMTTITGLIIVLFMIINIINNLFSTVKTMFEIY